Below is a genomic region from Spirochaetota bacterium.
GAGCAAGCTTTTCCTTGCAATAAGCAATGATTTCTTCTTTTGTCAAATGCTCACCTGGTTTTACTACCACAAATGCTTTTGGAGCCTCACCTCTATAGGCATCAGGTACACCAATGGTACATGCTTCAAGTATCCTGGGATGCTGGAATAGAATTTCATCAATCTCTAATGGGAAGATATTGTATCCACTGGAAATAATCATATCCTTTTTTCGGTCAACTATAGTAAGGTAGCCATCTTCGTCAATGGTTCCAATATCACCAGTATACAGCCATCCATCTTTTAAAACAGCGGCTGTCTCTTCTGGCTTTTTATAGTATCCTTTCATTACCTGAGGGCCTTTAAAGCATATTTCACCCGACTGTCCAATTTCCATTTCTTTTGTGCCGGATTCAACATCAACGATTTTGATTTGGGTGTTAGGTAAGGGTATTCCCACGGTGCCCGGTTTTATATTCCCCTTCCATGGCGAACCTGTACCCATTGGTGAAATTTCAGTAAGGCCATAAATATTGATGATATCACCACCGGTTAATTCTTTTAATTGCTTTATGGTTTCAACTGGCAGTGGTGCAGCACCAGCAATAAAGCCTTTAATAAAACGTAAGTCCATTTTCCTGAATTCAGGATTATTCAAAAGGCCTATAAATATTGTAGGAACACCTGGAACAAATGTCGGTTTAAATTTTTTGATCTGTTCAATGATTACACCTGGTTCTGGTCGTGGGATAAGTATATCAGTCCAACCTCCCCATATAGTCATGTTTTGTATTCCTGTAAACCCTGCAGAATGGAAAAATGGGAAAATGCCCATCATACTACCTTCACCTTCTTTTAAATCGTAAAACCAGCTTCTTAATTGCTGTACATTACATGACATATTTGCGTGAGTTAGCATTACGCCTTTGCTTGTCCCAGTTGTTCCTCCGGTATAAAGCAATGTAGCAACATCGTCCCATGATGATTCGTCTTTTACCGGCGTGTCATCATATTGTCTCATCAAATCAAGAAACTGGCTAACATCATTTGAAGGTTTCACTTTACGGTACATTTTCTTTTTTACATATGGAAATAGCTGTTTTAATGGAAATGGGAGATAGTCACTGATATGGCAGGTGATAATATGCCGTATTTTGGTATTGGGCTTAATAGTAAGTATACGTGGTAATAGTAAATCTAAAGTGATAACGATAGTAGCATCAGAATCATCAAGCTGGTACTGCAATTCACGTTCGGTGTACAGCGGATTGTTGAGTGCTGCCACAGCGCCAATCCTCCATGTTGC
It encodes:
- a CDS encoding long-chain fatty acid--CoA ligase, encoding MSLEKIWQKNYPAQVPRELDFDKTTMPQALARSAQKYAENIALIFMGKKISYATLDRMVNRFAKALRALGAKKGDTVALVLPNIPQVVIANYATWRIGAVAALNNPLYTERELQYQLDDSDATIVITLDLLLPRILTIKPNTKIRHIITCHISDYLPFPLKQLFPYVKKKMYRKVKPSNDVSQFLDLMRQYDDTPVKDESSWDDVATLLYTGGTTGTSKGVMLTHANMSCNVQQLRSWFYDLKEGEGSMMGIFPFFHSAGFTGIQNMTIWGGWTDILIPRPEPGVIIEQIKKFKPTFVPGVPTIFIGLLNNPEFRKMDLRFIKGFIAGAAPLPVETIKQLKELTGGDIINIYGLTEISPMGTGSPWKGNIKPGTVGIPLPNTQIKIVDVESGTKEMEIGQSGEICFKGPQVMKGYYKKPEETAAVLKDGWLYTGDIGTIDEDGYLTIVDRKKDMIISSGYNIFPLEIDEILFQHPRILEACTIGVPDAYRGEAPKAFVVVKPGEHLTKEEIIAYCKEKLAPYKVPREIEFIDALPKSAIGKILRKEVREMERKKREQIA